One genomic region from Granulimonas faecalis encodes:
- a CDS encoding phage tail protein — MDGTIAIEVVADVSRYMRELDGLRAKSDRAVANVSRAMENAGSKGEGAARRMGAAYAKAGQAGAEGAERCARATAQAASSATVDAGRWESFCGRVAASYGDVGKGAASGAAEASRAAQSMARANEGVASSAASASERGRQAFGRMAATASLQAATVQSRFQWAFQSLAGSASAGAGRAASAVQGAFSSVAGAASSAASRVSGAFRGAASSVASAFGSSKLGQGLSSLAGRASAVASQVGSSFRFMGGFATAAFSAVGSAAATAFSGISARASSLASAVGPRLSGAFSAVGSRLRPLAEQVGTAFSGMGEKVAGFASKAVSAVGGAASKIGSAAVGALKGVGAAVGAGLAAVGTAAVACGAQALNAYASYEQLAGGVETLFGAGGRSLEGYAASVGKSTDEAAADFQRLQASQDAVFANAENAYRTAGMSANQYMETVTGFSASLISSLDGDTAAAAQVADRAILDMADNANKMGTNIGDIQNAYQGFAKQNYTMLDNLKLGYGGTQEEMQKLIKDASQMTDIQSELGVTVDASSMSFANCVNAISVMQKKMDITGTTAKEASETIEGSVNMMKASWENWLAALGRDDVDMADYTSKLITSVQTVAGNVVPRVAEIVTAAFTEIPAALTSLFSTLGPTVQESFGALLPAMLEAALTLVGGLAQGVQAAMPALVEAVGSLVAQLSESLPTFLANLLPGVTALVAGIGTMLVENLPLLATAGMQLFTGLLQSFSQVVQLLAPQVPAMVQQLGAALVANLPALVQAAVELFLALVQALPVVVPQVASALIAAVPVLTGALLQNLPAILQAGVQLFTGLVQAIPQIIPQLLSAVGDMLMQAGQAIASTDWGQLGSDLIQGLVNGVTGAIGGLMDGIGSVCDTLWNGFCDFFGIHSPSTRMAGAGGDIDAGLQQGIEGGAGGVTGAMQGVADGLTSTVEGATPGMGAAADAVFATLPAAMAGPVSQLSAQMEPALQAIAAAVAANAPMMTEAGTAMFAGLVAAVGPAMAPLSEQVALALQAAAAQLPACAPAFSAAGAQLAASVVAGVASGMAGLPVAVSAAVTAAVGAAASAAGAMGAAGRAMAAQLLGALRAVQGPARAQMQACAAQAVRAVSSQAGQMQSAGRSVGVSLVNGLRSVQAQAVTAVSGMVTACVRAVSSANGQMRSAGSALAREAAAGVSAGAASVSAAAQALARAAASGMGTQQGAARAAGRRLCDGMAAGISDGRSSVVSAAVRVAREAVAAAKRELGVHSPSRVFRAIGRQVMAGWELGESDGSASVVRTVAATARALSGAAVPPATGASAVGAAGLSAARAAQAPSASAADLRRVLKGIDAVAAAVRAGSVIEMDGREFGRAVRRCQA; from the coding sequence GTGGACGGGACAATCGCCATCGAGGTGGTCGCCGACGTCTCCCGCTACATGCGGGAGCTCGACGGCCTCAGGGCCAAGAGCGACCGGGCCGTGGCCAACGTGTCCCGGGCCATGGAGAACGCCGGGTCCAAGGGCGAGGGGGCGGCCCGGCGCATGGGAGCCGCCTACGCCAAGGCCGGGCAGGCCGGGGCCGAGGGGGCCGAGAGGTGCGCCAGGGCCACGGCCCAGGCGGCCTCCTCGGCCACCGTGGACGCCGGCAGGTGGGAGTCCTTCTGCGGCCGGGTGGCCGCCTCCTACGGCGACGTGGGCAAGGGGGCGGCCTCCGGCGCGGCCGAGGCGTCGCGGGCCGCGCAGTCCATGGCCAGGGCGAACGAGGGCGTGGCCTCCTCGGCGGCCTCGGCCTCCGAGCGCGGGCGCCAGGCCTTCGGGCGCATGGCGGCCACGGCCTCGCTGCAGGCCGCGACGGTGCAGTCCCGCTTCCAGTGGGCCTTCCAGTCTCTGGCGGGCTCGGCGTCGGCCGGGGCCGGCCGGGCCGCCTCGGCGGTGCAGGGGGCCTTCTCCTCGGTCGCGGGCGCGGCCTCGTCGGCCGCGTCGCGGGTGTCCGGGGCGTTCCGGGGCGCGGCCTCGTCGGTGGCCTCTGCCTTCGGCTCCTCGAAGCTGGGCCAGGGCCTCTCGTCGCTGGCGGGCCGGGCGTCCGCCGTGGCGTCGCAGGTGGGCAGCTCCTTCAGGTTCATGGGCGGGTTCGCCACGGCCGCCTTCTCGGCCGTCGGCAGCGCCGCCGCCACGGCCTTCTCCGGCATATCGGCCCGGGCCTCCTCCCTGGCCTCGGCGGTGGGGCCCAGGCTCTCCGGGGCCTTCTCGGCCGTCGGCTCAAGGCTGCGGCCCCTGGCCGAGCAGGTGGGGACCGCCTTCTCCGGCATGGGCGAGAAGGTGGCCGGCTTCGCCTCCAAGGCGGTGTCGGCCGTGGGCGGGGCCGCCTCGAAGATAGGCTCCGCGGCCGTGGGCGCCCTGAAGGGCGTGGGCGCGGCCGTGGGGGCGGGCCTGGCCGCCGTGGGGACGGCGGCCGTGGCCTGCGGGGCCCAGGCCCTCAACGCCTACGCCAGCTACGAACAGCTGGCCGGCGGCGTGGAGACCCTGTTCGGCGCCGGCGGGCGCTCCCTGGAGGGGTACGCGGCCTCGGTGGGAAAGTCCACCGACGAGGCGGCCGCCGACTTCCAGCGGCTCCAGGCGTCCCAGGACGCGGTCTTCGCCAACGCCGAGAACGCCTACCGCACCGCGGGCATGAGCGCCAACCAGTACATGGAGACGGTGACCGGCTTCTCGGCCTCCCTCATCTCCAGCCTCGACGGCGACACCGCGGCGGCGGCCCAGGTGGCCGACCGAGCCATCCTCGACATGGCCGACAACGCCAACAAGATGGGCACCAACATCGGCGACATCCAGAACGCGTACCAGGGGTTCGCCAAGCAGAACTACACCATGCTCGACAACCTCAAGCTCGGCTACGGCGGCACCCAGGAGGAGATGCAGAAGCTCATCAAGGACGCCTCCCAGATGACCGACATCCAGTCGGAGCTGGGGGTCACCGTGGACGCCAGCTCGATGAGCTTCGCCAACTGCGTGAACGCCATCTCGGTCATGCAGAAGAAGATGGACATCACCGGCACCACGGCCAAGGAGGCCTCCGAGACCATCGAGGGCTCGGTCAACATGATGAAGGCCTCCTGGGAGAACTGGCTCGCCGCCCTGGGTCGCGACGACGTGGACATGGCCGACTACACCTCGAAGCTCATAACCTCGGTGCAGACCGTGGCGGGCAACGTCGTCCCCCGGGTCGCCGAGATCGTGACCGCGGCCTTCACCGAGATACCGGCGGCCCTGACATCGCTGTTCTCCACGCTGGGGCCGACGGTGCAGGAGTCCTTCGGGGCGCTGCTGCCGGCCATGCTGGAGGCGGCCCTGACCCTGGTGGGAGGCCTCGCCCAGGGCGTCCAGGCGGCCATGCCCGCGCTCGTCGAGGCCGTGGGGTCCCTAGTGGCACAGCTCTCCGAGAGCCTGCCGACGTTTTTGGCCAACCTCCTGCCCGGCGTGACGGCCCTGGTGGCCGGAATCGGCACCATGCTGGTGGAGAACCTGCCCCTGCTCGCGACGGCCGGCATGCAGCTCTTCACGGGCCTTCTGCAGTCGTTCTCCCAGGTGGTGCAGCTGCTCGCGCCGCAGGTGCCCGCGATGGTGCAGCAGCTGGGCGCGGCCCTGGTGGCGAACCTGCCCGCCCTCGTGCAGGCGGCGGTCGAGCTGTTCCTGGCCCTCGTCCAGGCGCTGCCCGTGGTCGTGCCCCAAGTGGCGAGCGCCCTCATAGCGGCCGTGCCGGTCCTCACCGGGGCCCTGCTGCAGAACCTGCCGGCCATCCTCCAGGCAGGGGTGCAGCTCTTCACGGGACTCGTGCAGGCGATACCGCAGATAATCCCCCAGCTGCTGTCGGCCGTGGGCGACATGCTCATGCAGGCCGGCCAGGCCATCGCGAGCACCGACTGGGGCCAGCTGGGCAGCGACCTGATACAGGGCCTCGTGAACGGCGTCACCGGGGCCATCGGCGGCCTCATGGACGGCATCGGCAGCGTCTGCGACACCCTCTGGAACGGCTTCTGCGACTTCTTCGGCATCCACTCCCCCTCCACCAGGATGGCCGGGGCCGGCGGGGACATCGACGCAGGCCTGCAGCAGGGCATCGAGGGCGGCGCCGGCGGGGTCACCGGGGCCATGCAGGGGGTGGCCGACGGGCTCACCTCCACCGTGGAGGGGGCCACCCCCGGCATGGGGGCGGCCGCGGACGCGGTGTTCGCGACGCTGCCGGCGGCCATGGCAGGTCCCGTCTCCCAGCTCTCGGCCCAGATGGAGCCGGCCCTGCAGGCCATCGCGGCGGCCGTGGCGGCCAACGCCCCCATGATGACCGAGGCGGGGACGGCCATGTTCGCCGGGCTCGTGGCAGCCGTCGGGCCAGCCATGGCGCCGCTGTCGGAGCAGGTGGCGCTGGCGCTGCAGGCGGCCGCGGCCCAGCTGCCGGCCTGCGCGCCGGCCTTCTCCGCCGCAGGGGCCCAGCTGGCCGCGTCCGTCGTGGCCGGCGTGGCCTCCGGCATGGCGGGGCTGCCCGTCGCGGTGTCGGCCGCCGTGACCGCGGCCGTGGGGGCGGCGGCCTCCGCCGCGGGGGCCATGGGGGCCGCCGGCCGGGCCATGGCGGCGCAGCTTTTGGGCGCCCTGCGCGCCGTGCAGGGGCCGGCGAGGGCCCAGATGCAGGCCTGCGCCGCCCAGGCCGTGCGGGCGGTGTCGTCCCAGGCGGGGCAGATGCAGAGCGCCGGCCGCTCCGTGGGGGTGTCCCTGGTCAACGGCCTGCGCTCGGTGCAGGCCCAGGCGGTGACGGCGGTCTCTGGCATGGTGACGGCCTGCGTGCGCGCGGTGTCCTCGGCCAACGGCCAGATGCGCTCGGCGGGCTCGGCCCTGGCCCGGGAGGCGGCCGCGGGCGTGTCGGCCGGCGCCGCCTCGGTGTCGGCCGCGGCCCAGGCCCTGGCCCGCGCGGCGGCCTCGGGCATGGGGACGCAGCAGGGCGCCGCGCGCGCCGCCGGGCGCAGGCTCTGCGACGGCATGGCGGCCGGCATATCCGACGGGCGCTCCTCGGTGGTCTCCGCCGCCGTGCGGGTGGCCCGGGAGGCCGTGGCCGCAGCCAAGCGCGAGCTGGGCGTGCACTCCCCCAGCCGTGTGTTCCGAGCCATCGGCCGCCAGGTCATGGCCGGCTGGGAGCTGGGAGAGTCCGACGGGTCGGCGTCGGTGGTGCGCACCGTGGCCGCCACGGCCCGGGCCCTGTCCGGCGCCGCCGTGCCCCCGGCCACGGGGGCCTCCGCCGTGGGGGCGGCGGGGCTGTCGGCGGCCCGCGCCGCGCAGGCCCCGTCGGCATCCGCAGCGGACCTGCGCCGGGTGCTCAAGGGCATCGACGCCGTGGCCGCCGCCGTGCGGGCGGGATCTGTCATCGAGATGGACGGCCGCGAGTTCGGCCGGGCGGTGAGGAGGTGCCAGGCATGA
- a CDS encoding holin, with translation MKDIKRWLLGAGVRAGKTAAQTAIGVIGAAAAMGQVDWALVGSGALLAALVSLLTSVAGIPEVDGGASLPTMVAAGDIGERDDGKDL, from the coding sequence ATGAAAGACATCAAGCGATGGCTGCTCGGCGCCGGGGTGCGCGCGGGCAAGACGGCGGCCCAGACGGCCATAGGCGTCATCGGGGCCGCGGCGGCCATGGGGCAGGTGGACTGGGCCCTCGTGGGCAGCGGCGCCCTGCTGGCGGCCCTGGTGAGCCTGCTCACGAGCGTGGCCGGCATCCCGGAGGTGGACGGCGGCGCGAGCCTGCCGACCATGGTGGCGGCGGGCGACATCGGCGAAAGAGACGACGGGAAGGACCTGTAA
- a CDS encoding N-acetylmuramoyl-L-alanine amidase has translation MAKLYIIPGHGHGDPGAVGGGHNEADSVRNLARRVKELAADPSDVELHDFSRNAYAQGDLNTLSAPKGTMVLELHMDAADGSARGAHVIIKDGFEADAFDKALAKNLAAILPGRSSIIVGRSDLANANRAARRGINYRLAEVGFIDNVTDRTIFNDRLDEIARAILSAAGIAAKGGAVPSTPATPVPAPAIGKLSVDGWWGWGTTKALQAHIRCVADGEVWGQWSGNRRWLPNCAGGWKWGANPSGSPVIRALQSRLGATADGIAGRDTVRALQRRLGVYPDGVCGPKTVRALQAALNDGRL, from the coding sequence ATGGCGAAGCTGTACATCATCCCCGGCCACGGGCACGGGGACCCCGGCGCGGTCGGGGGCGGCCATAACGAGGCAGACTCCGTGAGGAACCTCGCCAGGCGGGTCAAGGAGCTGGCGGCGGACCCCTCCGACGTGGAGCTGCACGACTTCTCGCGCAACGCCTACGCCCAAGGGGACCTCAACACGCTCTCCGCGCCCAAGGGGACCATGGTGCTCGAGTTGCACATGGACGCGGCGGACGGCTCCGCGCGTGGTGCCCACGTCATCATCAAGGACGGCTTCGAGGCCGACGCCTTCGACAAGGCGCTCGCGAAGAACCTCGCGGCCATCCTCCCGGGGCGCAGCTCCATCATCGTGGGGCGCTCCGACCTCGCCAACGCCAACCGGGCGGCCAGGCGCGGCATCAACTACCGCCTGGCCGAGGTCGGCTTCATCGACAACGTCACCGACCGGACCATCTTCAACGACCGTCTGGACGAGATCGCCCGAGCCATCCTGTCGGCGGCGGGCATCGCCGCGAAGGGCGGCGCGGTGCCGTCCACGCCCGCCACGCCCGTGCCCGCCCCGGCCATCGGAAAGCTCTCCGTCGACGGCTGGTGGGGGTGGGGCACCACCAAGGCCCTGCAGGCGCACATCCGCTGCGTCGCGGACGGCGAGGTCTGGGGCCAGTGGTCGGGCAACCGACGGTGGCTGCCCAACTGCGCGGGAGGGTGGAAGTGGGGCGCGAACCCCAGCGGGTCCCCGGTCATCCGCGCGCTCCAGAGCCGTCTCGGCGCGACGGCCGACGGCATCGCGGGCAGGGACACCGTCCGCGCCCTCCAGCGCAGGCTCGGCGTCTACCCCGACGGCGTGTGCGGCCCCAAGACCGTCCGCGCCCTCCAGGCCGCGCTCAACGACGGCAGGCTGTAG
- a CDS encoding MBL fold metallo-hydrolase, with the protein MAEPIDEREIEDPEDSHVEIRAFTVGPIETNCYALVSDGHAMVVDPGFCGAGIAGQLSDVAVDLVVATHGHGDHVGGVAALVEALGGDVPFAIGAGDAERAMHAGGVGSLGIPYDDDAPEPSRLLREGDTVTVGSVTMAVIETPGHTEGGVILLGDGIAFTGDTVFKGTVGRTDLVGGDPEVMGETLERLKGLIPPETVLLPGHGEATTMADELRDNPYLNGRASR; encoded by the coding sequence ATGGCCGAACCCATTGACGAGCGAGAGATAGAGGACCCCGAGGACTCCCATGTGGAGATCCGCGCCTTCACCGTGGGCCCCATCGAGACCAACTGTTACGCGCTGGTGAGCGACGGCCATGCCATGGTGGTGGACCCGGGCTTCTGCGGCGCCGGGATCGCCGGGCAGCTGTCCGACGTCGCCGTGGACCTCGTGGTGGCAACCCATGGCCACGGCGACCACGTGGGCGGCGTGGCCGCGCTCGTCGAGGCCCTGGGCGGCGACGTGCCCTTCGCCATCGGCGCGGGCGACGCCGAGCGCGCCATGCACGCCGGCGGCGTGGGGAGCCTGGGCATCCCCTACGACGACGATGCCCCAGAGCCCTCTCGCCTGCTCCGCGAGGGCGACACCGTGACCGTGGGCAGCGTGACCATGGCCGTCATCGAGACCCCGGGCCACACCGAGGGCGGCGTCATCCTCCTGGGCGACGGCATCGCGTTCACCGGCGACACCGTCTTCAAGGGCACCGTGGGCCGCACCGACCTCGTGGGCGGCGACCCCGAGGTGATGGGGGAGACCCTGGAGCGCCTCAAGGGCCTCATCCCGCCCGAGACCGTGCTGCTCCCCGGCCACGGCGAGGCCACGACCATGGCCGACGAGCTCCGGGACAACCCCTACCTCAACGGCCGGGCCAGCCGGTAG